GAAATATATCATTAAAGTTTGTGCAAACATAACCAAACCAAACTTATCAGGTCCCAAAACTCTGGAAAGATATGGTATGGTGACAAGAGGGATGATGTAGTTAACTATTTGGAAAAAAGTTAACGATAAAAAACTCTCAAAAAGCTTTTTGTTGGATGGAATAGATAAAAATATATTAGGCATAAACTTCAAAACTAACGAACGCCGTATATATTTTTAATTACATCGTTTATCTTGGCTAATTTATTGTCCGTTGAAATGGTCTGTCTTTTGTAATCCATCAGATGTAGCAAAAAAGCAACGATTACAAATAAAACCAATGAAGAAGCGAAAACAGATAAAATGATTAGAGTTCTGAAGGGTCTTGCTTTTTTCTCTGGTGGCACAGCGTAATCAAGAACTTGGACAACAGGTATGTTTTTCTGCTCTTCAATTTTTGCTTGCTCATACAAAGGAACAATAAATTCAAGAAGTTTATTTTGAATCTCGTAATCACGATAAAGTCGCAAATACTGTAACCCAAGCTCTGGCATATCTTTAAATGGAACGAACAAACTCATTTCACTTCGCACTCTTTCATTACCTTCCTTCATCTGGTTGAGACGTTTTCTCATTTCCTCTATTTGTATTTTCGCTGTCTTTACCTCTGGTGAATCATCTCCAAGTTGCCTTTGTAAAATACCGAGTTTAACTTCCTCTGCGATGATTTGAGCTTCAAGTTCAGCAGCTGCTTCTACCGCTGCTTTTGCTTGTTCAGGTAAATAATAAATCCCATATTTTTGTTGAAACTTCTTAAGCGTATCCTCAGCTAACTTAAGGTCGGCAAGATTTTGCAAATATCTTCTCTCTATGATGATGCGATTATTTCTTGCTTCCTCGGTATTTAATTTTATGTTTATTTCATTCAAGACCTCAACGAAATAATTTGCCATATCAGCTGCTCTTTTTCTATCCCTATCATAGACATTTATCACAAGAACCCCGTTTTCATCAATTTCAAAATCCGTGTTTTTTCTTAATTCTTTAACAGCTTTTTCCATAGACGAATCATCTATGCCATAAACTTTTATAAGATCAAATTTACTTACGACCTTCTCCATAGCGGTTCTGCTATTGAGTATCGCAAGATATGTGAAAAGCGGGAATTGACTTCCTGACATCCCCCTTAAAAAAGGCGCAAATTCACGAATAGATTGTCCCAATGTCCCAAGACCTCCAAAGATATCACCTTTTCTAGGAGGTATCACCGTTGCAGTAGCTTTATATTGAACTGGTAAAACGAAGGCAACTATAACTGCGATCAATGTGAAAATAATTACATTAACAAGTATAAATTTTCTCCACTTGTAGAGGACATAAAAATAATCCCATAAACTTGCTTCCGCTGGTTTTCCATCCATTCTTTCGTTTTGATTCTCGTTCATCTATCATAGGTTATTTTTAATTTTTTCAAAACTTAAAAAAATAAGCCAAAATAAACAAGTTTAATCCCACTATTTGTGCCCGGGGCGGGATTCGAACCCGCACGGGCTTTCGCCCACTACACCCTGAATGTAGCGCGTCTCCCAGTTCCGCCACCCGGGCAAAATTGGCAATTAAATTTAAAAACTCAAACATAAAATCCAAAACTTATTTCTTGACACCAATTTTAACTACAATGAAAAGAGAAATAAAATTGATCAAAGCACTTAAATAAAATCCAACTCTTAAACCCCAAAAACTGGCTATTAATCCACCAATCCAAGGTCCAACTACATTTGAAAGCGTCGTAAAACTTGAAGCAATTCCCATAACTCCCCCTTGTTTCCCCTCTTCAACATTTCTACTGACAAAAGAATACAAAACTGGTGTCGTCCCACCGAGAAAAAATCCAAATAACGCTCTTGAAATTATCACGAGAATAATTGAATTTGAAATCCCTTGAAGAATAAAAGACAAACCAGTTCCTGAAAAAGAAAGAATCAAGTTTCTTTTATAACCAAAAATGCCATATTTTTTAATGTCTTTATCGTTTTTCCTTCCCCAAAATGGAGCAGATAAAACGGTAAACGCACCTGCAATTGAAAACGAAAATCCAGCTAAAGTTGAGATATGCTTCACATCGCCAGTGATATGTTCAACAAACAAAGCAAAAATCGGCTGGACAATCATAACCGTGGCCTGCGATAAAAATATCAAAATAAGACCTGCGCTTATATTCGCATTTCCAAAAGCGAGCCGATAATTCTCGGAGAGAACTTTTAAATCATTTTTTTCGCTTCTACGATCATTTCTTTTCGTCTCAACAACACCGAAAATCAAAAGAAATCCAGCAAGAAAGCACATCAAACCTGTTAATTGAAAAATATATCTATACCCAACTAAGTCGGCAAGGACTCCGCCAAACAAAGGCCCAAGCAAATGTCCGCTTGAAGTTGCAGTTTGAAGAACCCCAATAGCATAGCCTTTCTTCTCGTATGGAGTTTCGGCGGAAACAAACGCAAGCGTAGATGGAATAAATCCACTTATCGCACCCTGAATCATCCTGAAAATAAAAAGTTGATAGACATTTTGGGATAAACTCGTTAAAATTTGAGCAATTCCAAGCCCAAAGATTGCTCTAACCATTATCAATTTCCTTCCGAATCTATCTCCAAGCGCTCCCCAAAAAGGTGTCACAAAAAACGAGACAATAAATGGAGCTGAAAAAACAATCCCGCTCCATCTCGCAACGCTTACCTCTTCCGTAACCCCAATTTCCTTTATAAAAAATGGGAGAAATGGAACAATCATGCTCATTCCCATCATCGCAATAAACTGAGCTATCCAAACGATGTAAAGATTTCTTCGCCAGATTTCCATCTATCTCAATCCAAAAGCTATCTATTTCAGAATAGAATAACTAAACCCAAAGACGATATGCCACATCTTGATAAAAGTTTCAGCAGTACCACCAAAGATTCCTGCATTTAAAATTTCACCGCTCGTATATTTTAATTCAACGAAGGCATTCACTTTCTTATAAACCTCAAAGTTTAAACCTCCCGAAAGCTGGATTACAAACTCATTTAACTCATATCTCTCAAAAGAAAGTGAATCAATAGTTGTTTCAAAGTGTGGGATTGAAATCCCCGAACCGAATTTTAAAAACATTCCAACTTTCGGATTAAAAGTCGCCTTGTATCCAAAATTCAAAATCAAATAATTTAGTCCGTGCGAAATTGAAAAATTCTGAACTATGTCACCCAACTTTAGAGAAGTGTCAATTGGAACATCCCTGTAA
This sequence is a window from Candidatus Kryptonium sp.. Protein-coding genes within it:
- a CDS encoding Wzz/FepE/Etk N-terminal domain-containing protein, whose product is MNENQNERMDGKPAEASLWDYFYVLYKWRKFILVNVIIFTLIAVIVAFVLPVQYKATATVIPPRKGDIFGGLGTLGQSIREFAPFLRGMSGSQFPLFTYLAILNSRTAMEKVVSKFDLIKVYGIDDSSMEKAVKELRKNTDFEIDENGVLVINVYDRDRKRAADMANYFVEVLNEINIKLNTEEARNNRIIIERRYLQNLADLKLAEDTLKKFQQKYGIYYLPEQAKAAVEAAAELEAQIIAEEVKLGILQRQLGDDSPEVKTAKIQIEEMRKRLNQMKEGNERVRSEMSLFVPFKDMPELGLQYLRLYRDYEIQNKLLEFIVPLYEQAKIEEQKNIPVVQVLDYAVPPEKKARPFRTLIILSVFASSLVLFVIVAFLLHLMDYKRQTISTDNKLAKINDVIKNIYGVR
- a CDS encoding MFS transporter, producing the protein MEIWRRNLYIVWIAQFIAMMGMSMIVPFLPFFIKEIGVTEEVSVARWSGIVFSAPFIVSFFVTPFWGALGDRFGRKLIMVRAIFGLGIAQILTSLSQNVYQLFIFRMIQGAISGFIPSTLAFVSAETPYEKKGYAIGVLQTATSSGHLLGPLFGGVLADLVGYRYIFQLTGLMCFLAGFLLIFGVVETKRNDRRSEKNDLKVLSENYRLAFGNANISAGLILIFLSQATVMIVQPIFALFVEHITGDVKHISTLAGFSFSIAGAFTVLSAPFWGRKNDKDIKKYGIFGYKRNLILSFSGTGLSFILQGISNSIILVIISRALFGFFLGGTTPVLYSFVSRNVEEGKQGGVMGIASSFTTLSNVVGPWIGGLIASFWGLRVGFYLSALINFISLFIVVKIGVKK